In Nitrospirota bacterium, the sequence ACCTTAGCCCCCAGTGCGACGATCATATGTTTCGCCGTTGAACCGGTCCCGAGTCCCACGACCATTCCATCACGGACATATTCAACGGCAGCCAGCGCCGCCGCCCGTTTCAGCGAATCGAGATCTGTGGCCATTATGCGGTCTGCCGTGCGAGGTGGGCTGCAAATGCGGCGGCGCCGAGCAAGGCCGTATGTTGGTTCATCACCACTTTGACCGGAATTGAACTCATCAAACGCTTGTAGCGGCCCTTATTGGTAAACGACTTCATAAACGTACCGTCCTTGAGTTTCGCAAGCAGCTTCGGTGCGATGCCACCGCCTAAATAGACGCCGTTGAGCGACATGGCTTTCAGCGCAAGATTGCCGGCTTCGGCACCGTAGATAGAGGCAAACAGATCGAGTGCCTGCTTGGCGATTTCCGCCTGGCCTTTGAGCCCGGCTGCTGCAATCACCGCCGCCGGGTCACCGGCTTTGATTTGCTCTGAGAGCCAGGTGGGCTCGTTCTTCCTGCTGTCACGAACATAGTCATAGATGGCATGCAGGCCTGGTCCTGACAGCACCCGCTCGTAACTGACGTGCATGTAATGGCCACGCAGATGGTGCAGGAGTCCGATCTCGTTATCGTTATTCGGCGCAAAGTCCGCATGACCGCCTTCCGACGGCATCGGTTGATAGCGGGAGCCGTTCCAGAAGAGGATCGCTTCACCCAATCCGGTTCCCGCGGCAATCAGGGCAAGTGCCTGATTGTGAGGCGGGGGAGTTCCGGCATTCAGCACTTCGACTTCGTCCGCTCGGAGCAGCAAGATGCCGTGGGCCATAGCTTCGAGATCGTTGAGGAGCCGCACGTTCGGGATCTCGAAACGTTTCGCCAGCACTGCGCCATCGACTACCCACGGGAGGTTGGTCGTTTGGCAATGGTTCTGAATGACGGGTCCGGCAATACCGAAACATGCCGCCTCGATCTTCAGTGGTACCTCCGCTGGACGCTCTCCTTCTGGTTCGGCATCGCCGTCCTTCTCGGCTTCGTATTCGTCGATCGGTGTCGGAGGTTTCGGAGGGACAAGAAATTCCGTGAGCATGTCCTCAAGGCAGGTGTAGTCAGCACTGTGAAACGACTCTAGTCGGACAGGATCGACGCGGTCCTTCTTCCAGTCGTACAACGCTAAGTGAGTTTTCGTGCCCCCAATATCACCGGCTACAATCATCGAGTCCTCATGTGGAATCGTCCGCTATCGATCCATCGAAAGTTCCTCGGCAGCCGCTTGATCGAGAAGCCAGACAAGGCGCCCCTCTTCTGGCCTGACCAACGAAGCCGGGAGCTGTCTTTCAGACTCGGTCTTCGGATCGAGTATGGCTCTCACGACTCCGGCTTTGCCGGCTCCCGCGACGAGAAACAGTATCACACTCGCCCGGTTGATCACACCTAGGGTCATGGTTAATCTGGTCGGTGGATCGTTCGGAGATTGGGTGACTGCAATTACACGTTGACGGTCCTGCACAGGTGGTGTTCCGGGAAAGAGAGAAGCCGTATGGCCATCCTCTCCCAACCCTAAGAGGATAAGATCCAAGCGTGGCTGAGTCTGGGCTGTCGTCTTGGTCGCGCGCCTCAGCTGCTGTTCATATTCAAAGGCCGCCGCCTGCGGGTCAGGTGATTCCCCTGCCATACGATAGATCTGTGCGGGCGCAATGTGCAGAGGAGTGAACAACGTGTTGTGCGCGAGCGCGTAGTTACTTCGAGGGTCACCTGGAAGGACGCACCGTTCGTCGCTGAAGAAAAATACGGTTCTGGACCAATCGAATCGCCCGGCGTACGAGGGGGAGGTAAGCGCCCGATACAGAGCTTCCGGCGTCTTGCCACCGGAGAGTGCGATGAGGAACTCTCCCTTCGCGCGAATAGCCTCTTGACCCACCGCTTGCACAAACTCTGCTGCTGCGAGAGCCCAGGTGTGGCTGTTCTCTGAGATGCGGATGTCGGGGACGGCAGGCATCTTACTTCTTACGGACGCGGCCGGATCGGGTTATGGAGGAACGGCCTGATGGAGCGCGAAGCGCAAGGGATTTCGTGAGCGCCTGTATCGTGGCAATCGGGTTTTTGCCCAAAGGCAGGACGATGGCTTGTCGATCGTGCGCCTGCAGCGCCTGTATGTCGCCGGCTGCCTGCGCGCGAGCGAGGGTGCCAAAGGTCACGGCTGCTCCCGGGATCGCCATATCGGGACTCATCTGGTCCATGAGCTGCAGAAACACTCCGCTATCTGGGCCTCCTTTATGAAGCTGGCCTGTCGAGTGGAGATAGCGCGGTCCATACCCAGCCGTCGTGGTCACATGGTGACGGGAGACGAGCATTCTCCGCAGCGAACGAATGGCCTGCTCCATCTTGAGCGAAGGAGTCGTATAGGCCAAGATCGCGACATAGACACCAGGATGGCATTGACGCTGCAACTGTATCGCAGCTTTCGCCGGAGTGACGGTGACCTGTTTCGGTAACTTGCCGGTAGACTCGATTATTTTCAGCACGCGGGCGGTGTTGTCTTTACTTTCCTGGACATTCGGTTGATCGAACGGGTGAATGCCCAACAGATGGCCTGCAACGGCTGTGGCAACTTCCCATCGGAAAAACTCTGTCGCGAGATCGTAACGGTCTTTGAGCGTGAACGTCAGGACCGGATGTCCCTGTCGCGCGAGTTTGGCGACCTGCTGGTCGAGCGGCCGATTGAGATCGTTTTTGAGCCGGAGATACACGAAGAGTCGGTCGGTGCCATAGGCGGTCGGGGAGACGATTGGTTCATGTGCAACGGGGATCAGGCCGGTTCCTTCCTTGCCCGTGCTTTCCGCGAGAAGCTGCTCCGCCCATAAACCAAATGCCGAGATCTGGGGTGAGGTGATGAGTGTGACTTTGTTTCGTCCCGCTTGGGCGAGTGCGGCCATCGTCGCGCCAAGGTCGGCGCCGGGGTTGTGTTCGAGCGGGGACTGAACATGGCAGACTCGAGCCATCATTGCAGCACGTGCCAGCAACTCTGCCACATCGATCCCCATCAACGCCGCCGGGACTAATCCGAAATAGGACAGAACCGAGTACCTCCCACCGATGTCCGGAGGACTGGTAAAGGTGCGCAGGAACTGATGCTCCGTTGCGAGTGTTTCTAACCCCGTGCCCGGATCGGTAATGGCGATAAATTGTTTCCCGCCTTGATGGCCGGTGGTTTTCTGCACAAGATCCCAAAAGTGGGCGAAGAGGGACATGACCTCGATCGTTCCGCCGGACTTGCTCGCGAGGATGAACAGACTTCGAGCAGGGTCGATCGCCTTCGTGACCTGTCCAATCCATCCCGGGACGGTGGAGTCGAGGACCCACAGACGCGGAAAGCCACGGCCTGATCCAAACGAAGCCCGCAACACTTCCGGCCCCAAACTGCTGCCACCCATTCCCAGCAGGACGACATCGCGGATACCGCGCTGCTTCACCGAGTTTGCGAAAACCCGCAATTCCTCGGTTCGGTCTTTCATCTCGTCGATGACGGTCAGCCAGCCGAGACGATTGGTGATGTCGGTAGGGTCTTGTTTCCAGAGTCGATGGTCTCGCGCCCAGAGTCGCTCGACCGCATGGCTGGCAGTGAGCCGTACCTGTGCCGCAGCAACCAGGGATTGCAGATCTAAGGAAAACGATCGATCAGTCTTACCCTTCATGACACCCCTTCCGTACATCTTAGATATCGGATGAGTGAAACACAAACATAAGACCTCTCCTATGGCGTCATGGATCGACGGACAAGAAAGGGCATGCCTTCGACCACCGTCCAGGCGAGAGATTGTGCATGCTCGTGAGAC encodes:
- the glk gene encoding glucokinase, producing the protein MIVAGDIGGTKTHLALYDWKKDRVDPVRLESFHSADYTCLEDMLTEFLVPPKPPTPIDEYEAEKDGDAEPEGERPAEVPLKIEAACFGIAGPVIQNHCQTTNLPWVVDGAVLAKRFEIPNVRLLNDLEAMAHGILLLRADEVEVLNAGTPPPHNQALALIAAGTGLGEAILFWNGSRYQPMPSEGGHADFAPNNDNEIGLLHHLRGHYMHVSYERVLSGPGLHAIYDYVRDSRKNEPTWLSEQIKAGDPAAVIAAAGLKGQAEIAKQALDLFASIYGAEAGNLALKAMSLNGVYLGGGIAPKLLAKLKDGTFMKSFTNKGRYKRLMSSIPVKVVMNQHTALLGAAAFAAHLARQTA
- the pgl gene encoding 6-phosphogluconolactonase, which codes for MPAVPDIRISENSHTWALAAAEFVQAVGQEAIRAKGEFLIALSGGKTPEALYRALTSPSYAGRFDWSRTVFFFSDERCVLPGDPRSNYALAHNTLFTPLHIAPAQIYRMAGESPDPQAAAFEYEQQLRRATKTTAQTQPRLDLILLGLGEDGHTASLFPGTPPVQDRQRVIAVTQSPNDPPTRLTMTLGVINRASVILFLVAGAGKAGVVRAILDPKTESERQLPASLVRPEEGRLVWLLDQAAAEELSMDR
- a CDS encoding glucose-6-phosphate isomerase — encoded protein: MKGKTDRSFSLDLQSLVAAAQVRLTASHAVERLWARDHRLWKQDPTDITNRLGWLTVIDEMKDRTEELRVFANSVKQRGIRDVVLLGMGGSSLGPEVLRASFGSGRGFPRLWVLDSTVPGWIGQVTKAIDPARSLFILASKSGGTIEVMSLFAHFWDLVQKTTGHQGGKQFIAITDPGTGLETLATEHQFLRTFTSPPDIGGRYSVLSYFGLVPAALMGIDVAELLARAAMMARVCHVQSPLEHNPGADLGATMAALAQAGRNKVTLITSPQISAFGLWAEQLLAESTGKEGTGLIPVAHEPIVSPTAYGTDRLFVYLRLKNDLNRPLDQQVAKLARQGHPVLTFTLKDRYDLATEFFRWEVATAVAGHLLGIHPFDQPNVQESKDNTARVLKIIESTGKLPKQVTVTPAKAAIQLQRQCHPGVYVAILAYTTPSLKMEQAIRSLRRMLVSRHHVTTTAGYGPRYLHSTGQLHKGGPDSGVFLQLMDQMSPDMAIPGAAVTFGTLARAQAAGDIQALQAHDRQAIVLPLGKNPIATIQALTKSLALRAPSGRSSITRSGRVRKK